A DNA window from Tenuifilaceae bacterium CYCD contains the following coding sequences:
- a CDS encoding coproporphyrinogen III oxidase yields the protein MSGIYIHVPFCHKKCAYCDFYSVGKNELSYDFPKLIVRELELRRDYLEDKNIETIYFGGGTPSLLPVTYIEEILNAIKKNFSVSTNPEITLEANPDDLCLELLKDYKIAGVNRISIGVQSFIDEELRFLGRRHDSLKAVDSIAQIKAVGFSNISLDLIYGLPNSTMESWEFSLNKAIDLDVQHLSCYHLTYEESTPITRKLKKGQINAINEELSIQQYDLLRQKTQGAGFIHYEISNFAKQGFISRHNSSYWRNVPYLGVGPSAHSFNINTRQWNPNSIVLWSNGIKENKCEFQSETIDETNKFNELLLTRLRTIWGVDLNYIANGFSEKYINHIRKTSEKHFKTGNLILENFTIKIPAEKFMISDSVMEDLFFTE from the coding sequence ATGTCAGGAATTTATATACATGTTCCATTCTGCCACAAAAAATGCGCTTACTGTGATTTTTATTCGGTTGGCAAAAATGAATTGTCGTATGATTTTCCCAAACTAATTGTTCGGGAATTAGAATTAAGACGCGATTATTTAGAGGATAAAAATATCGAAACAATATATTTTGGCGGAGGAACGCCTTCGCTTCTGCCAGTTACTTACATAGAAGAAATCCTGAATGCAATTAAAAAAAACTTTTCAGTTTCAACAAATCCCGAAATTACGCTTGAAGCAAACCCCGATGACCTTTGTTTAGAACTACTAAAAGATTACAAAATTGCTGGCGTTAACAGAATTAGCATTGGTGTTCAATCTTTTATCGACGAGGAGCTTAGATTTCTTGGGCGAAGGCATGATTCACTAAAAGCCGTTGATAGCATAGCGCAGATCAAGGCCGTAGGATTCTCGAATATTAGCCTCGATTTAATTTACGGCTTACCCAACTCAACCATGGAAAGCTGGGAGTTCAGCCTAAATAAGGCGATTGATCTTGATGTTCAACATCTATCGTGCTACCACCTGACCTACGAGGAATCAACACCTATAACCAGAAAACTTAAGAAGGGTCAAATTAATGCAATCAACGAAGAGTTAAGCATTCAGCAATACGATTTATTAAGACAAAAAACACAAGGAGCAGGATTCATCCATTACGAAATATCCAACTTTGCGAAGCAAGGTTTTATATCGCGCCATAACAGTTCATACTGGCGCAATGTTCCGTATTTAGGGGTTGGCCCATCGGCACACTCGTTCAACATCAATACGCGTCAATGGAATCCAAATTCAATAGTGCTATGGAGCAATGGAATCAAGGAAAATAAGTGTGAGTTTCAATCTGAAACAATTGATGAAACCAATAAATTCAACGAATTGTTGCTAACCCGATTAAGAACTATCTGGGGTGTCGATTTAAATTACATAGCGAATGGCTTTTCTGAAAAATATATCAACCACATTCGCAAGACTTCTGAGAAACATTTTAAGACTGGAAATTTAATACTCGAAAACTTCACCATAAAAATTCCAGCAGAAAAATTTATGATTAGCGACTCGGTGATGGAGGATCTTTTTTTTACGGAATAA
- a CDS encoding deoxyhypusine synthase, with product MSQNKPITSFIEKHYLHFNAAALVDAAKAYKTHIESGKKMMITLGGAMSTAELGISLAEMIRQDKVQIITCTGANLEEDLMNLVAHSHYRRVPNYRDLTPQQEWDLLQNHLNRVTDTCIPEEEAFRRLQKHMFDVWKDAEVKGERYFPYEFMYKVIRSGVLEQYYEIDPKNSWMLAAAEKNLPIIVPGWEDSTLGNIFASYCITGDLKPSTMKSGIEYMMFLADWYTKYSGPAGLGFFQIGGGISGDFPICVVPMLHQDLEREGVPFWSYFCQISDSTTSYGSYSGAVPNEKITWGKLNIDTPKFIIESDATIVAPLMFGYILGW from the coding sequence ATGAGTCAGAACAAACCAATAACATCGTTTATTGAGAAGCATTATTTACACTTTAATGCTGCTGCATTAGTTGATGCAGCTAAGGCTTACAAAACCCATATCGAAAGTGGTAAAAAAATGATGATCACCCTTGGCGGAGCAATGAGTACTGCTGAGCTTGGCATTAGTTTAGCCGAGATGATCCGTCAGGACAAGGTTCAGATTATCACCTGTACTGGTGCCAACCTTGAGGAGGATTTGATGAATTTAGTGGCTCATAGCCATTACAGGCGAGTGCCCAACTACCGCGATTTAACACCTCAGCAGGAGTGGGACTTACTACAAAATCACCTAAATCGTGTAACCGATACCTGTATTCCTGAGGAGGAGGCGTTCCGGAGACTTCAAAAACACATGTTTGATGTATGGAAGGATGCCGAAGTTAAGGGAGAACGTTATTTTCCATACGAGTTCATGTACAAGGTCATTAGGAGCGGAGTGTTAGAGCAATACTACGAGATTGATCCTAAAAATTCGTGGATGCTTGCTGCTGCCGAAAAGAACCTACCTATTATTGTTCCTGGATGGGAGGATTCAACACTGGGTAATATTTTTGCATCGTATTGTATAACTGGCGACTTAAAGCCATCTACCATGAAGTCGGGCATTGAGTACATGATGTTCCTAGCCGATTGGTACACAAAGTATTCAGGCCCTGCAGGGTTGGGCTTCTTCCAAATCGGTGGAGGTATTTCTGGTGATTTCCCTATTTGCGTGGTTCCGATGTTGCACCAAGACTTGGAGCGCGAGGGAGTTCCTTTCTGGAGCTATTTCTGCCAAATTAGCGATTCAACTACCAGCTATGGCTCATACTCGGGCGCTGTACCCAACGAGAAAATTACTTGGGGCAAGTTGAATATAGATACTCCAAAGTTCATCATCGAATCCGATGCAACTATTGTTGCACCACTAATGTTTGGATATATTCTTGGATGGTAG
- a CDS encoding membrane protein, whose product MRAKGVGYAIISSATFGLIPLFSVTAMNGGQSPYSVLFYRFLISVILFRLVLFIRKTSLKISLRQLIEVVILGGLCYGGTALFLILSYKYIPTGISTTIGFLYPVMVALIMLVIFKQRPNIGIVLAIILSLAGVLLMTWSHDASFNAKGVIFATVTVVTYSIYIVGLNKSSLTRLPGSVVTFYVLSVSTIFFFAAAMLSCGIPTIQNINVGINLVCLAIFATIISNLTLVLAVNEIGSTAASVLGSAEPLTALLIGVFWFDEQLNMLQIIGVALVICSVILVVIRTDQIVLLLKKWRGKF is encoded by the coding sequence ATGCGAGCAAAGGGAGTTGGTTACGCCATTATATCATCGGCCACGTTTGGCCTTATTCCATTATTTTCGGTAACTGCAATGAATGGTGGACAAAGTCCATACTCGGTTCTTTTCTATCGCTTTTTAATCTCTGTTATTCTTTTCAGATTAGTCCTATTTATCCGAAAAACATCCCTCAAAATTTCGCTACGACAACTCATTGAAGTTGTCATTCTTGGTGGGCTGTGTTATGGAGGGACTGCTCTATTTCTGATCCTATCGTACAAATATATTCCAACAGGAATATCAACCACTATTGGATTTCTATATCCAGTTATGGTCGCCTTAATAATGCTAGTAATTTTTAAGCAACGTCCCAACATCGGTATTGTATTAGCAATCATACTTAGTCTTGCCGGTGTACTGTTGATGACTTGGAGCCACGACGCCTCATTTAACGCAAAGGGGGTGATTTTTGCCACAGTAACAGTTGTAACGTATAGCATATACATTGTAGGATTAAACAAATCGAGTTTAACACGCCTTCCGGGAAGCGTTGTGACTTTTTATGTCCTCTCTGTTTCGACTATCTTTTTCTTTGCAGCAGCAATGCTTTCCTGTGGAATTCCAACTATCCAAAATATCAACGTTGGGATAAACCTTGTTTGTTTGGCCATTTTTGCCACAATCATTTCAAACCTTACTCTAGTGCTGGCCGTTAACGAAATTGGATCAACAGCAGCATCGGTACTCGGCTCCGCCGAACCGCTTACAGCCTTACTAATTGGAGTTTTCTGGTTTGATGAACAACTAAATATGCTCCAAATTATTGGCGTTGCACTTGTTATTTGCTCTGTAATTTTGGTTGTGATACGAACCGATCAGATTGTTCTGCTCCTAAAAAAATGGAGAGGAAAATTCTAA
- the pepE gene encoding peptidase E, giving the protein MVKLLLISNSTNAGEAYLEHPKEEIRKFLGGVKKVLFLPWAAVTFSYDEYERKVQERFSEFGIEVDSIHHYRNTKAAIQEADAIVVGGGNTFKLLKTIQQHDIIETVRNKVLSGTPYVGWSAGANVACPTICTTNDMPITEPDNFNAFSLVRFQINPHYLDSNPTGHAGETREQRIMEFIEMDPYSYVVGLREGTMLLLENVTLSLLGPKPARIFKKGIVPKEFYAGDDLDFLFE; this is encoded by the coding sequence ATGGTAAAGTTACTTTTGATAAGCAACTCAACGAATGCAGGCGAGGCTTACTTAGAGCATCCAAAAGAAGAAATCAGAAAGTTTTTAGGTGGAGTAAAAAAAGTTCTTTTTCTACCATGGGCTGCAGTTACTTTCAGCTACGATGAGTACGAACGCAAGGTTCAGGAGCGTTTTAGCGAATTCGGCATAGAGGTTGATTCTATCCATCACTACCGAAACACCAAGGCTGCAATACAGGAGGCAGATGCAATTGTTGTTGGCGGAGGAAACACATTTAAATTGCTTAAAACTATTCAGCAACACGATATTATTGAAACCGTTCGCAATAAAGTTCTTAGCGGAACGCCATACGTTGGATGGAGCGCCGGCGCAAATGTAGCATGCCCAACCATCTGTACTACCAACGATATGCCCATTACAGAACCCGACAATTTTAACGCATTTAGTTTGGTTCGCTTTCAAATTAACCCACACTACCTCGATTCTAATCCTACTGGACATGCCGGGGAAACGAGGGAACAGCGTATTATGGAATTCATCGAAATGGATCCATACTCTTATGTTGTTGGGCTACGTGAGGGTACAATGCTTTTGCTCGAAAATGTTACCCTATCATTACTTGGTCCAAAACCTGCCAGAATATTCAAGAAAGGAATTGTTCCCAAAGAATTTTACGCAGGCGATGATTTAGATTTTTTATTTGAATAG
- a CDS encoding RNA polymerase produces MTVEEYNKCVDLYSDGIYRFALKMLKNTELAQDNVQDSYEKLWVKHAEVDSTKVKSYLFTTSYNASVDTLRKEKRKMEYSNQLSDDSATSNIHFDVSEVLNKAVDLLPEIQKSVLLLRDYEGYSYEEIGEITSLNESQVKVYIYRARLSLKNYLVSIENLI; encoded by the coding sequence ATGACAGTTGAAGAGTATAACAAATGCGTGGATTTATACTCGGATGGAATCTACAGATTTGCCTTGAAAATGCTCAAAAATACAGAGTTGGCGCAAGACAACGTCCAGGATTCATACGAGAAACTTTGGGTTAAACATGCCGAAGTAGATTCTACGAAGGTGAAATCGTACCTATTCACCACATCGTACAATGCATCCGTTGATACGCTAAGGAAAGAAAAAAGAAAAATGGAATACTCCAATCAACTTTCCGACGATAGTGCAACATCAAACATCCACTTTGATGTTAGCGAAGTTCTTAATAAAGCGGTGGATCTACTTCCCGAGATTCAGAAATCGGTTTTGCTGCTACGCGATTACGAAGGTTATTCATACGAAGAAATTGGTGAGATTACTAGTCTGAATGAATCGCAAGTGAAGGTTTACATATATAGAGCAAGACTTAGCTTGAAAAATTACTTAGTAAGCATTGAGAATTTAATATAA
- a CDS encoding ribose 5-phosphate isomerase B, whose product MTPIKIALASDHAGYTTKEDIKRYLEGLGHQVWDFGTHSEESVDYPDFAHPLAIAVERGEYTLGFLFCGSGNGVSITANKHQGIRSALCWNAEIASLARQHNNANVCAIPARFVSTSEAHQIVRAFLDAKFEGGRHQNRVDKIPVK is encoded by the coding sequence ATGACACCTATAAAAATTGCATTGGCCTCGGACCATGCAGGCTATACAACCAAGGAAGATATAAAGCGATACCTCGAAGGGTTGGGTCATCAGGTGTGGGATTTTGGAACACACAGCGAAGAGAGTGTAGATTATCCTGATTTTGCACATCCCCTTGCAATTGCAGTTGAGCGAGGCGAGTATACTTTAGGATTTCTTTTTTGCGGCAGCGGTAACGGGGTGTCAATAACTGCCAATAAGCATCAGGGAATTCGTTCGGCGTTGTGCTGGAATGCCGAAATCGCAAGTCTTGCGCGCCAGCATAATAATGCAAATGTATGTGCAATACCCGCTCGTTTTGTGTCTACATCCGAAGCACATCAAATTGTGAGGGCATTTCTTGATGCCAAATTTGAAGGAGGCCGTCATCAAAATAGAGTTGACAAAATCCCCGTAAAGTAA